The stretch of DNA GACCGGCGGCTGATCTACACGCATCCGGTAACCGGCGCGCAGTCGCACCTGTTGACCATCGAGCGCAGGGATCGCAATGCACCGATGTGGCTCAAGAACGTTCAGAGTCTCGTGACGCAGGATCCGCGCGCCAAGCTGATGATCAACGGCAAGTCGGGCCGGCCGGCGGTGATGGTCCCGACCCGCTCGATCATGCTGGACGATGGCTCGGTCCAGCCGCGCGTGTCGCTGATCCGGCCGATGGACGAGCTCCGCTTCGAAGTCCGCCAACTCGAAGAGACGAATTGGGAGGAGGCTGACGAGCAGGCTTTCGTCCTCGCCTGGAATACCGAAGTCGCTTCCGTGCCGGAATTCTCGACCTCGACGATGCACATCGTCAGCGGGTTGTTGCTGCCGATCTGGAAACTGCTGCCACAGGATTTCTGCCGGGTGCGGCGTCTGCAGACCGATGACGGCGAGCGGATCGTCGGCCGCGTCATTGCTCCGGATCGGCTCGCTGGCCTTTGCCGCAACTTCGGGATCGATCAGACGCAAGTGCTGAGCGGCGACCAAGCCTGGGCGGCGCTGGTCGACGGATCCTCGATTATCGGTCTTGCCGGTGACATGACGCTCCGCCGCGTGCGGGTGATGAACGAGTACCGCGTCGAACTGACCGGCTTTACCGAGGGCATGCGCGACTGGCTGCGGTCGATCGGCCTGTTCTCCGAGATGATCAATTGGAAGCTGCGCTTCTTCGTGCCGCTGACAGATGAGGGTGCAGAAATTCTGTCGAAGCTGGTTCAGCGCCATCGCCTCGTCGACATCGCACGCCGGTCATGATGGAGGCCTGCCCATGCTCTCCGCCTCCGATCTGGCGGTCCGTCTCGCGCAAGACGCGGAGGCGGTCTGCCGTCACTACCTCTCCGCTGGCCGCCGCGCCGGCAACTACTGGCTCGTCGGCGATGTCGCCAACAACAAGGGCCGGTCGCTCTACGTGCATCTGGCCGGCCCGCGTGCTGGCCGGTGGACGGATGCGGCGACCGGTCAGTTCGGTGACCTGCTCGATCTCGTCCGCGAGACCTGTGGCCTCGTGGACTTCCGGGACGTTGCCGAGGAGGCGCGTCATTTTCTCAGTCTGCCACAACCCGAACCGGTGTCGGACGTCAGGGGCGACGTCGGTGATGCCTCTCCGGTCGAGCGGCCGGCGACGGAGCAGGCACGACGGCTGTTTCGAATGACGCAGCCGTTGGCGGGTACGCTCGCCGATATCTATCTGCGCGAGCGTGGCATCTTGCGGGCGTCGACCCACGCGGCGCTGCGCTTCCACCCGTCATGCTACTATCGCAATTTCATGACTGGCCGGACGACGAGCTATCCGGCCCTGATCGCAGCCGTCACCGACGACGCCGGAGTGATCACCGGCGTGCACCGCACCTATTTGTCCCCGGGGCTCGACCCGAGCGGAGTCGGCAAGGCCAAGCTGGACGATCCCCGCCGCGCGCTCGGCGGACTGCTCGGTAATGGCGTCCGTTTCCGCTTTTCGGTCAATGCGTCCGCGCCTGTCCTGGTGGCAGGTGAGGGCCTCGAAACCATGCTGTCCCTCTCACACGTGATGCCCGGCATGCCGATGGTCGCGGCCCTGACTGCTAATCACCTCGCGGCTTTCAACGTCCCGCCCGAATGCCGGCGCCTCTACATCGCCGCCGACGCGGATGCGGCCGGCCGGCATGGGATCGAGGGATTGAGCCGCAGGGCGCAGGAATGCGGGATCCTGCCGTTGGTGCTGTCGCCGGAACTCGGCGACTTCAACGAGGATCTGCGCTGGCTGGGTCCGGACCAGATGACCGCAAGTCTGCGGCTTCAACTCACTCCGGAAGATGCGGTGACCTTCCTGCCCCGATGAGCCTTGCCGGAAGGCGCAGGAGGGCGGGACGCAGGCGGCGTGGGGAGAGGACGGTCCGTGGTGCCGGCTCCCCGTGTGGATACGCGCCCGCGGGCCTGCCGAGAGGCGACCCTTACCACGGGGGCCTCCGGGCCTTCAGCGGGTCGGTTGGGTTTCTTCCCCTGCCGGGCCATTTCCGCGCATCGGCTCTTCCGAAAACCGATTCCCACTTTTCGGCCGATGCGATGGCCCGTCATTCCTCGCGGATCAAGAAACCCTTCCTCCGCCGCCCGGCGCTTCGCTGGGCCGCTGCGCTTCGCTCGCGGTTCCGGCCTCGGCCCGCGTGACCGGGTTCGCCGTCAGGCCGCGAGAGGCGCGGCCCACGAAACGGAGACCACTATGGACCTGATCCTTTTCCCCGACGACGGCTTCGAGCCCCATCACGCGTCCTCTCCGACCGACCGCTTCATCTACGAGATGCAGGTCTTCGGCTATCGCCCCTTCCAGGACGAGCCCGACCCGCGGCCATTGCCGGAGGAACCGCAGGTCCAGTCATCGATCATCGCGATCTTCGAAGCCTTCGCCGAGATGCTCGGCGATACCCGGCTGGAGCCCGATCTCGAAGACCTGTTCTGGTCGATCCCCAATCTCTTCCATCGCGCCGGCGAGCGCATTCAGCGCGAGCTCGACCGCAACGAGGAGGCACAGCTCACCGGCCAGCGCGAGCAGGACGGCTCGGAGGTGAAGAGTGTCGAACTTGAGCGCCTCATTGCCGAGGGCATCACGCTCTTGGAGCGCCGCAACGCATTCGAGTTCATGCGCGACTACGCGGCCGACTTGTTCGAGGCGCAGACCGGTTCGTCCTGGCGACCGCGCACCGGATCCAAGGTAAATCATGCGAACATGACGGCGGCGATGATCGACAGCCGTGACTTCCTCTCGGCCAGACGCCGCGCCGAGACCGAGGTGCTAATCCCGGCCGGCACCAAGATCGCTTTCGCCGGTGGCATGGACTATAACGATCATGAGCGGATCTGGGCCAAGCTCGATCAGGCGCATGCGAAGTATCCTGACATGGTATTGCTGCACGGTGGCGCGCCGAAGGGTGCAGAACGCATCGCCGCCTGCTGGGCTGAAGCCCGCCGGGTGACGCAGATCACCTTCAAGCCCAACTGGACGAAGCACGCCAAGGCAGCGCCCTTCCGCCGCAATGACGATATGCTGTCGGTCATGCCCTCCGGATTGATCGTCTTTCCCGGAAACGGCATCACAGGCAATCTCGCCGACAAGGCACGCCGGCTCGGCATTTCGGTCTGGCAGGCATCAGGAGACGGCGCGTGAGCGCCGCTTTCCTGAATATATGGAAAACATGGAGAAGATGGATTATATGGAAACTGAAGTGGAGATGATAGCGATGAAGCAATTCACGACAGGTGACTTGAATAAA from Rhizobium sp. WSM4643 encodes:
- a CDS encoding DUF7146 domain-containing protein; this encodes MLSASDLAVRLAQDAEAVCRHYLSAGRRAGNYWLVGDVANNKGRSLYVHLAGPRAGRWTDAATGQFGDLLDLVRETCGLVDFRDVAEEARHFLSLPQPEPVSDVRGDVGDASPVERPATEQARRLFRMTQPLAGTLADIYLRERGILRASTHAALRFHPSCYYRNFMTGRTTSYPALIAAVTDDAGVITGVHRTYLSPGLDPSGVGKAKLDDPRRALGGLLGNGVRFRFSVNASAPVLVAGEGLETMLSLSHVMPGMPMVAALTANHLAAFNVPPECRRLYIAADADAAGRHGIEGLSRRAQECGILPLVLSPELGDFNEDLRWLGPDQMTASLRLQLTPEDAVTFLPR
- a CDS encoding DUF2493 domain-containing protein, which produces MDLILFPDDGFEPHHASSPTDRFIYEMQVFGYRPFQDEPDPRPLPEEPQVQSSIIAIFEAFAEMLGDTRLEPDLEDLFWSIPNLFHRAGERIQRELDRNEEAQLTGQREQDGSEVKSVELERLIAEGITLLERRNAFEFMRDYAADLFEAQTGSSWRPRTGSKVNHANMTAAMIDSRDFLSARRRAETEVLIPAGTKIAFAGGMDYNDHERIWAKLDQAHAKYPDMVLLHGGAPKGAERIAACWAEARRVTQITFKPNWTKHAKAAPFRRNDDMLSVMPSGLIVFPGNGITGNLADKARRLGISVWQASGDGA